The sequence AGGCTCGGCTGGCGCTGTCGGCCTTCCTGAACCGGTACCCCGACTACGACCTGGGGGACTGGCAGTACCGGGGCGTGTTCCTCACCCGGGGGCTCGAGTATCTGAAGATCTCGGTCGGCCGGTGACGACCATCAAGGGGCAGCAGTGACTTTCTTCGGCGTGCACGCCGGTCCGCAGATGTGCACCATGGACGAGCTGCGCCAGGTGTGGCGGGCCTCCGAGGACCTGGGCTTCGACTGGGTCAGCATCTGGGACCACTTCTACGCGAACCCGCGGGCCTTCGACGAGTCCTGCTTCGAGGCGGTGGCCAGCCAGGCCGCGCTCGCGGCGACGACCTCGCGGGTCCGGGTCGGCTCGCTGGTCTACTCGGCGGGGTACCGGCATCCGGCCGTCCTGGCCAACGCGGCCGTGACGATCGACCACATCTCGAACGGGCGCCTCGAACTCGGCGTCGGGGCCGGCTGGCACAAGCCCGAATATGAGGGCTACGGCATTCCGTTCGAAACGCCCGGCGTGCGGCTGCGCCGGCTCGCCGAGTCCATTGAGATCATCAGAGCGCTCTGGACGACGGACGTGGTCGACTACGACGGCGAGTTCTACACGCTGCGTGGTGCTCGTTGCGTTCCCAAGCCGGTCCAGCCGTCGGCGCGGATCTGGGTGGGCGGTACCCAGCCCAAGGCGCTCGCCCTGGCCAGCCGGCTCGGAGACGCCTGGAACGTCGCCGCGGTGTCGCCGAAGGAGTTCGAGCAGAAGTACGAGATCGTGCGCCAGAACGCGCCCGACCCCGACCGGCTCGCCACCGGCGTGAACCTCGTCTACGTCGGCGTCGGGGAGAACGGCCTCGAGGCGGAGCTGCGCAAGCGGCTGTACGACCCGACCCAGTCCCAGCTGACGGACAACATGCTTGTCGCCGACGACATGTCCCGCGTGGCCGACCGGGTCAAGGAATACGTCGACGCCGGCGTGCAGTGGATCATCCTCAACATTCGTGCCCCGTTCGACCTCGACCCCCTGCGCCGATTCGCCGAAGAGGTCATACCCCTGTTCCGCTCGTAGGAGGGAGTGAAGCAATGACGCAGCCCCGAGACACCG is a genomic window of Pseudofrankia inefficax containing:
- a CDS encoding LLM class flavin-dependent oxidoreductase; the protein is MTFFGVHAGPQMCTMDELRQVWRASEDLGFDWVSIWDHFYANPRAFDESCFEAVASQAALAATTSRVRVGSLVYSAGYRHPAVLANAAVTIDHISNGRLELGVGAGWHKPEYEGYGIPFETPGVRLRRLAESIEIIRALWTTDVVDYDGEFYTLRGARCVPKPVQPSARIWVGGTQPKALALASRLGDAWNVAAVSPKEFEQKYEIVRQNAPDPDRLATGVNLVYVGVGENGLEAELRKRLYDPTQSQLTDNMLVADDMSRVADRVKEYVDAGVQWIILNIRAPFDLDPLRRFAEEVIPLFRS